CGACGTGTTGATTACTAATGTATTGAACCAACGCATGAGGGTGTACTTTCAGATCCCATTGAACGAGCTCATAAAGTACGCATTCAAGGGTTGGCAATTGATAAGGAATATTCACCCCCATCAAAATTAGACATAAGACTTAGTCTAGTTCACGTGGACACTAGTCCAAAATTACAATCAGGAGAATATTTCATCTATACCTAAAAAATGATATGATAGAAAACATCCCGAATATTCTCCTGGTTAATTTGTTATAAAAAACTACATATGGAAAAATAATCAAGGttaattattatttactaaaattaTTCTCTTAGTTATTTGGTCATAAACTTGAGCATGAGCATGCAAAGAAAACTACTCAACCTCAACCTCGATCCTCATGAAAGTTGATGCATTTAAAATTCTCTCAAATTTTAAGAGCCTTGTCTTCTATAACATCTCAAATTTTTTGGGCATGCGACCTGAATTAAGTTATGCTCGGTATCACCAACATTACCACTATTAATAGTGTTTTTAGTTATTAAGCTAAAATATTAAAACTTcatttaaatatttgatttatcatttaaatcaataatttaaatctatttttaatttaaatttaaaaataaaaacaaataattTGTCAAAGTGATAAGGGGACTTTtaagtatataaaattttaatatattcttgAAATTTATCGATAATTTTTAGAAGGATATTTATGTTATATGAAGATTTAGTGGGGGGCAAATGTGCTATTTCAAAAATTCAAATGAACCGTCCGTAGTCGAGTTCTGCAGTTAGAACGCGGTGAGCAACAGTAATCAGAACCGTTCGTTGTGACATCGCAATCCATCCAACGATCCAAAAATCGTCACCACCCTCCCCATTGTACAGTAAATTTCCTCAGCGCTCCCACGATACACAGAGTCGGTCGCGCCCTTCTCGTCCGCCGCCACCACCGGTAATGGCCGTCACCAAATCATCCTCGGCCTCGGCCTCCCTTCCGGGGGACGAAAGAACCCCAATCTCACCGTCCTGCGCATGGCGAACCAGCGGTGGTGAAGATATGGCGAGGCAGAGGTGTCCGAGATGCTTCTCGCCGCCTACAGTATACCATCCTCCCTTAGGCCTCCCTCGGCGCCGACCGCTACGTCACCTCCCTCACCACCATTAGTGACGTTGAAGTCTACAGCGACCTCCGGGTCATTCAACATCCATCATCTCGATTAATTCGGTACCTTTTATGGTGGGTTTTTCTAATCTATCCTAGGTTTGCTAGCTAACAACAATCCACGCTATCAATTCCTTTTGTTGTTCGTTGACGATGGCACATCAAGGACAATATGTGAACCCTGTGAAGTTTGTCCAAGCATCCGGCATAGCAAATCAGTTCAGGTATTTCACCGATGCATGTCTCTTAATCTCATCCACATATGGGAGTACTTCTAATTGATTGGCTTAGGGCACATTCTTGGTTGCTCAAGGTAACTTTGGGGCTGATTCTCACTTTTGCAGTGCAGGAAAACTACAATGTTGAGCAATATCGGATAGTAACCTAATTGGGATTCAGCCTCCCATAAATTTTAGTGTTTGACTCTATTGATCTGAGAGCAGTCTTATGAGTCATTATAGCAAGGGCACAGGTTGAGCACTTCCATTTTACTTCATTATCTTCTCTTTCATAGTTAATCAAGTCACTTGGTCTCATAATCATATTCTTGCCTGGCTATATCCACTGTTTTTCAAAATTCTTAGGCTCAGAAAACACATGACCTACGATTACATTCTCGTTCATTCATGCTTGGCTTCAAAATGGTTTTAAGAGCATTGATTTGATTCAGGTAGTGATTGGATGTGATATTTTAGGTTTCAGCTAAACTGAAACCTACGAAATCATTGTTTAAGAAGCAGCATTAGTAAATTATAATGATCCCTGAGGTCATGGCCCAAAAAGGGATTTGCATTTTGGAATCCCTAGTCCCATGCAATGAAGCCTCATCAAGAAGAGATGTGATTTGAAATAGGAGAAGAGGAATGCATGTTTAAACCAATTTGCTGGTAGACTTTAGATGAGAAAGAAGAATGTATTCAGAGGTGATGTATGGCCAACTGGTTCGAGCTGTTAATTCATGAAATGTTTGGCTTGAATCTAGAGAATAGACAAGATGTACAAAGGTATTAGAGAACAAATTTGTCCCTACATGCTATGCATTGGCAATAATAATTTGTAAATGTCCTGTGGTTTTTACTGCGAACCATCGAGGTTTCTAGATCTGTTTTCTGATAAAGAAAGACTTGTGGTGTTCTAGTTATTTATTCATAGCTTTACTTCCTAATGTCAGGTCTCAAGTATAAGTCCCTCAAAAATTAGTTTATTTCAACTGAGCCTTGTTTAGTGTATCTTTAAGAATATGGTAGGATTATATAAAGTTCCCTAATCAACTGTTAGACCATTAAAAAGTGGGCTTCAGGtaggtttttttctttttcttccagaACAGGTTGAGATTATTATTGCTGGACACAGAAGTCAAAGCCCAAGTATGTATTTAGTGAACCAGTGAGACGTATGAAGTTGTGCCTAACTCCTAGAACGTGTTTCATAAACAACTTGATCTAGGAGTATCAATCAACGTCTTGACTGAACCCTCATTGTTATGCATGGAGATACGAAACCTAGTGTTGGACTTGTACATTTGGAATCTTATGGTGTTAATTCTCTAGCATAGATGAATTCATTGGAATTCAATGAGCATGcctaatttgaatggatttgagcTCTATAAGGAGCTTtctttgaaggaaaaaaaaaaagagtttaatgCCTTTGTAAATAAGCACCCATCCAAAAAAAAAGGTGCACCCATCAAGAATTGAATTTGCATTTATTGGCTCCCAAGATCAATTGAATTTGCATCCTGCTCATTCTTAGGTAATCTTGAGTGACTGTGTATGGTGTGAGTTGaactttttattatcttttttattcttgttaATTAGCAAGAAATGCTTAGTACACCTTATTCTCAAAATTTTCTGCTGTACGTGTAAGCCATATTTGACAGGTTAAAGGAAGAGAAGAAAGGTTTAGAGGGTCAACATGTTGACCAGATTGAACCATTGAATTCATCTGAAGAAGATGGAGACAGCCTAAAGGATGGCTAAGATGAAGGCATCATTTATATAAAGTAGGGATGCCTGCAGCACAGGACTTGATGGAGCTTTGGTTTGAAATCCACATGGTAAGATTTTAACCTCCCAAATGTATAAGAAATATAAAGCTGTGATATCGCGGTGGTTGGTATCCACAATGAAATAGCAGAGCTGCTTGCCATACAAAAATGAAATCTTCTGGAGCTATGGTTTCAAATCCACATCGGTAAGGATTTGACCTCCCAAAGAAATTATGAGACTATGATTTTGAGGTGGTTGATATGCATAATTAGTTGGTAAAATCTGTTCATTAATTTTTAAACTTCAGGTTGAGTTTGGATCAGATTCCAAGATTGAAGAGTAGATCAATGCCTACGTTTCTTAGGTATATCTCCGGTTAAATGATTAATTCCTGCGTCTTTAGCTTTAGTAACCCCGAATTGAGAATATGCATCATTACTGTCCTATCAGGATAATGCTGCCTAaccttgagatggatctctgatgACAGGAGGAACATGTTTATGCTTCTCCATATATTTGATTTACTCTTGTAAGATCAGTTCATGCAATCATAGGAGCATCATAGCTCAGAGGTATCTGCTACAATCCGAGAAGATCTTGGAAGTGGGTTTCTTTCATAGTTTTGTTTGCTAAAAAAGAAATCGCGTGATCATTGTCTTTAAATTTGTTGCAGGTGATGCTAATCAAATTGTGAAAATGAAAGGCGATATTGGTTGACAGTGAAGTAGAATGATCGAGCCTGGTTTAGCGTGGTGTTGATGGAAGACAGGTTTGATGCCTTGGCTGGCACACCATGACGCTGGCGAGCCGCATTCTATCCAAAGGGAACTACTAGTACAGTGGAAAGCTTCATCCTTGTGCATACAAAAACAGACAAGCAAGAGCTTGATAGAGAAGAAGGGGGAAAAAAGAAAGGCAAAGAACAAGTTATCTTGTTCCCCATCTGGACCTTTTGCCAAAGCTAAAGATATAGGCACGTAAAGTCACCGCTAGTTCACATCTTTTGCTCCGAGTAGTTGGAAGGTCATCAGTATTAAGTCGTGACTGCAGCCTTGCTCTTCCACCCGGGAAGCAATCGCCGATCTCCTCCCCCACCATGCACAGAATTCAGCAGTCTGCAAATAAGAAGTAAGCATAAGCACACGTAAGACTACGATGGTGAGGCTGTGGTCGAGCCACTGGCCTGTGTTGGCTCACGCAGATGGGCCCCATCAGTAATCATGTGACTTGGGAAGCTTCATGggaactttttctttttctatcacAAGCAACGTGGAGCATAGGCTGTCACTGCCCCCCACCCCACCCGATATGACAAACAACACAGGACTATCCATCATTAACGTCTCACCATATTTCTAATattagtcatcatcatcatccgctGGAATCGGCGACAGCCCAGCTGCTCTCGTGCCCTTCGTCGAGACTGAAAACTCACCGGCCACCTAATCAACAGTAATCTTGCGCTCTCCCTTCGCCATCGGACGGTCAGATTCTTTCGACGGACCACCGGGTCCACCAACCACCGCCGGCCCCACGCGCGCTCGCCGCGCACGTGCCTGCGGCAGTGGCACGCTCACTCGAGCAAATGGCCGGCTCAGGTTCCATGTGCGTCTGTTCACTCCCCTCCCCCCTCGCATGTGGTACACGGTATGCTATCACCATCATGCTTGAGAGAACAACATTACCATATAACAGTTGGTGACCCACAAAGAACAGGAATCGACGATcctacttctttttccttttgctgAAGAAATGATGGCCTTGGTTGACCATATGTGCAGCTGGGAATGCAGATGCATCCAATTTCGATAAAATGAGTTCAACATGACATTGCATCAAGGTGATCAGTAATCAATCAACCATAGGATAGGGAAGGATGTCGTAACGTGGAAATTGTTCCATTCATTGATCTCGTGCATTGCACGTGTCTAATATCAGCTGTTGTTGTGACAAATCACGGACAATTGCCACATCCTTATCATCCTGACGGAACGGGCGTTCCGCCAACGGTAGTTAATTGCCTCATCATCGATGATGACCAAAACGGACCGTTTCGAAAACCCCGTTACGACGGGGTCCCGTTTGTAATTTACGAGCTTTCTTAACTGAAGCCGTCGCCCGACGCGGTTCTCACCCAATCTCGAGGTAAGCTTACCGGTCGGCTAGCTTTAAATCAGGGCTTCTGACGGACCACCCTACTTCCCTACCCTCCTCACTTGCCACGCACAGTTTGGGCCCCAGAGCCGGTATACTCGCCACGACGACGAGATGGGTAAGCCGAACGGCGACTCGAAATGAAGAGATGAGGGGCGGACGCCAAGGAGCGGGATTTAATCGGATTTGATGAGCCAGTTTTAAATTCCGAGCCGCTCTGTTAAAACCCGATCGACGGACACGAAAGAGAGTGGCTTCTCTCAGTTGCTCTTGCTCTCGGTAGCTCTAGAAAGGACGAAACCCAGTCCATTACTGAACCCAAAGCCGGAGGGATccgcgaagaagaagaggaagaagagaaggagcaaTGGGGAAACCCTCGAGCTCATGCTTCAAGATCATCGGCTGCGGCGGCGGGGATGccatcgacgacgacgacgatctcGGACCGGAAGAGGTAATTTCGTTTAGCGTCTTTGTTAGTTTCGGACCTTTTGGCTTTCCGATCCGATTTAATTGGTTGTTGTTCGAGCTGGCATTGGAGGGACCTCTGTGGATCTTTGTCGAAAGTAGTTAGTATGTGAGCTTACTTGGATCAAACTTCGCCTTGCTTCCGATCCGTGTCCTGGATCTCTCGAGTTCCATTTTCGTGACCCAGATGAAGGAAAGAATCTGTTTAGCTAAAGTGATGTTGACCAAATTATCAGATTCTTTCCCAGATGGTTAAATCAGTGGCTTTGACCCAGTTAACTCCATAATTAAGCTGCACTTTAGTAAGCTTGGTTCATCTGCATGATCACCTGTGCATATTAGCATGAGGATCGCGGTGGGGATTGACGGATCATGGTGGATGTTCTCCGTCATACGGATCTGTAAGATTGAGGTAGGTCGTAGGGATTGCTTGGAAGCATATCGGAGAAGGAAATCATTTCGAATTGATCTCAGAAGGATCTGCCTGACTGCAATCTTGCATTCCGTTTACTGTGCTCCTGAACTGAGTTAAATCATTCCAACTGTTGAAATGGAGAGATTGTTCTGCTATCACTAGTACAAATATTGCCTTGACCACACCTGATCATGCACTTTCAGCTTGTGGATAGAAGAGGAAAAGGAATATCATAAATTCTATTTGGAATTGCTGGGCCCACACAGAGAGTAATGTTGCACTAATGTAAGTCTTGGGGGTGGCTGCTAGCCCAAATTGTTAGTAGATATCTTGTAGGAACTTTCAGTTTTCACTTGAATGACTAGTGCTGCTAAGTGCTAATAACACTTCTGTGTGTGCACCAAAAGAAAACCAAAGAACAAAACAGTACATGCACATGAGGCTTTcacaatatgccatgaattttgtTTTTCTAGATATCTAATATGAGCATTTAGTTTTTAGTTAAACAAGCATTATCAACTATTGATACTAAATAACGCATCTGCATGTGgacaaaagaaaaccaaaaactaAAAATTCAATAACATAAGTTTTCTGTAGCTAATGGTACAAGTTGACAAAGCATTTTGGCACATATACCAGTTGGATCTTTAATAACTTTATTGACGGCATATGACCTACACGCAAAAGAAATTGAAAAAACAAAACACGTGCACAAGCAATTAAATATAGTTCAATAAACTAAGTTTTTATATTTAATGGTACAGTTGACAAAGCATTTTGACATATATACCTGTTGTTTCTTTGGCAACTAAAAACATCGATGTTCACATATTATTTTTTTGTCGTCCTAATACTTATTAAGTGTCATTGCTGTACAGATGTTAGtgaatattttctatatttttcAGGCCAAAGCTTCATCGGATAAGCACAGGTGGAGTTTCTATAAGAGATCATCTAAGCATCGAGTGCTAAGCAACACTGTGATCTCAGAACCTGTATCCATTTGCTCTAGCAAGCAAAGTCAAGAAGTCACGATTACTAATTTCCATTCACCGAAATATGCTTATCCGGAGAAAGTCCAAATACAACAAAGGCCAATTGAAACCTCTCCATTACCATCGGAGATAGTAAGTACCGAAGCTCCTCCATCGAGTTCTAACAGAAGTACAGATACAGTTGGTCCTGCCATCAAAGAATCTGATGCTGTAATTGTTCAGTCTGCTATAAGGGGATATTTGGTATATTCTTTACCTGATTCTGACTGTTAATCATGTTATATTGCTTGTATTTACTTTCTCACCTTTAGAAATATCTTTAGGCCAGGAAAAAGCTCCTTAAACTTAAGAGCGTTGTCAAGTTACAAGCTGCTGTACGTGGACATCTGGTGAGAAGGCAGGCCATTGAAACTTTCCGGTGTATTCAAGCCATCATAAGAATGCAAGCACTTGTAAGGGCTCATCATGCTCGTCAATTAGTTGAAAAATCTTCTCCAGAAGATAAGAACTTCCAGGTAGATAAATCAGAGATCCTCAAATTTTTTTTGGTGTTTCATCTGATGGCGTCTTATTGCAAGGGCACCATAATACCAGCACTTTCAAGTACATGTTACTAACTTGATCATCGCTATGTAAGAAACAATATTAACGTGCTTCTAGAATTTTGAACATGTTGATTTTGTTTTGGCCTTGGATAAGTGTCTGAAACTATGCAATTCTTATAGATGGGTCTTAGCTCCACAGATTTCTCTTTGTCAGTAAACTTCTTAGTCAACAAACGATAGTGGGAAGCTAAATTCTTGTCTGACTGTGAATTGTAATATTCAGAGTTCTTTTATTCCAATTGCTTCAAACCAATGCATTTATGCACATGACTTTGTGTTAAAGAAGTGCCTAATCCTCATTATCTTGGTAGTGTTTATGCTATCTGATAAGATAATAGCTATCATATATCCTTTCCCAAATTGTCACTAGTTTTATTGTGTTATATAACTCCAATGGTGGGCTAGGATTTTGTTTTTGAACTgtgttgattttgatgataatactTATGTTGAAAGATCTGGATTCTACTTGTAAGAAAATGCATGCTAGTGTTATGTTTGTGCCTCAGTATGGGTCTCTCTACCAAGCATGTCTATCCCATGATGAATTGTATTTGAGCCTACTGATTAATGTGGttgatgcttgttaaaatttaattttattttcttaaatgttTTTACATTTTTTTAATTAGGGAAACGGAGACTATTTTGAGAAATCAAAAACATCAATCGAGAAATTACTCTCCAATAAACTTGCTCGTCAGGTATGGCTACTCACCCTCAATTTTTGACGTATTGGATTTATCTATTAATCTAATTTGCTATTATGCGAACTTGCATCTTATGATTCTTCCAAGCTTCTGGAGACTACACCGAGgtcaaaaactatatatataaaaTGTGAACCGTTGAAGTCTGATTCAGCATGGAAGTGGTTGGAGAGATGGATGGCTGTAACGTCACCAGGGCTAAGCCAGCAACATGAGGAAAATCTCAACCAAGAAAGTTGTGCTCTAGATGGGAATGCTAAAATGGCAGATGATGACTCGGCAACAGAGATCACACATTCAGATTCCTCAGCATTATCTGATTCTAAGTTGGCTCCAACGGAATTAGTCATGACAGCTGATGGCAAAAATAGTTTAACTACAGAAAGTATTGGTAGCTTTGGCTTTCAAAATCCAGGAATTGCTCCAGATAAGTCCTCCAAATCTTTAGGGGAGAGTGATTTTGAAAACAAAGAGCTCAAAAATGAGGTCTTGAACATCACAGTTCAAGATTGTACAGAAACTGAGATGGCTAATGAGGAAAGTTTGGATTCTATATCAGACAATAAACAATTGCAACCAAAGATGAGTTCAGAAATCTTAGTTGATTCTGTACCTGATAAGCTTGAATGTAAAGTCAACTCCAACCATACCAATGAAAGTGCGTCGTCTGAAACACTGGAGAATGAAGGAAAGAAATCTGTAATTGGTCCAAGAAAACCATGCAATCCagcatttgctgcagctcagtcaAAGTTTGAAGAGCTGAGTTCAGTGTCAACTGTTGGTCGGTCTGTTAGTCCTGTTTATCAAACTGCTGTGTCAAAATCAGAAACAGAGAGCAACAATATTCGAGTGGATTCTTTTACAAACAACAACGAAGCAATTTCAGCAGAGAAGTCAATGTGGCAGGATTCAAGGGTGGAAGCTGAGATTTCAGAGTTTGGCACTGAAATATCTGTCTCCTCCATGCTTGACTCACTGGACAGATCTGAAATGGAAAGTGGGGAAGTTGTTGAAATTGGAGCCCTGGAGAAACATAATAATTCATTCAGCGCTGATGCTGAGAATCCTATTGATATTTCTGATTTTTGTGGCAATGAGAATGACTCTCGCTTGACTTCAGATATAACGGTGCCACGAAGACCTCATGGAGGTGACCAGACTATGGCCAACATGAATGCTTCTACCGGCTTGGTGCAGGTTGATCAACATCCAGCCGAGTCTACTACTTCAGATGTGCAGTCTCATTTGGAAGGTATGACAGAGCAAGCTAGGTCGCCTGAAGGAACTCCTAGGGGTCATGTGACAATGCCTGATCTACATGGAACTCCATCTAGTGATGTCTCTGTAAATGCCAAAAAGAGTAAGAAGGATAATAACCTGCCTACTCATAGGCAAAGGTCTAATTTGGTAGGTAAAAGATTGCCGTGTAATCCAAACAATGATTCAGGTGGAAGAAGTAGCTCCGAGAACTCAACAAAGGATTCGAAAGTTCCAAAGAGACGTAACTCACTTGGGATGGCAAAAACTGAGCATGTCGATCAGGAACCCAGGCTCAGTAGCAGCAATTCTCTTCCAGGTTATATGCAAGCCACTGCATCTGCCAGAGCTAAAGCCCATGTTAGTACACCCCCAAAGTCCAGCCCTGATGTGCATGATAACCAGCCTAAGAAGAGACATTCTTTACCTATCGAAAATGGAAAGCAGAGTTCATCCCCACGCATGCAAAGATCAGCATCGCAAGCCCAGAAGACTGGAAACAGCAATGGAGTTCATTCTCCTCATAACTCTGCTGGTAATCACTGGTCTTGTGAACACTCGGGTACCGCAGACTCTATTGCACTGTTGTCTGCACTGTGTTAGGATGTGATTTTCTCATGTCACAGACGATGTCTGCTTTTTAGCTGTGAAGTAACACAATCTCATATTAAGAATGCTTATTTTCTAGTTGGATAAAAACTATCTTCCTCTCTAGCTAGGCATGTGTGCCATTGCATGTGACTATCATACATCGATACATCTATATTCTATAGAATGATTGGGTAATCATCCAATTCATGTGGCATTTCTAGAGTAAAATTTTCTTGACTTTGTTTTTAGAtgaccaaaaaattaaatttttttttcttcttttattcacCTCATCTATCGATATCTTTCACTGACATGTTTGAGTTGTTCCATCAACTTTTCAGAGAGAAGATGGCAAAGATGATGAAGCCTCAGGAGCAACAAACAATCTGAACCGTACAAGTTTGTAGTAATGCCAGTGTCATGTTTGTGCCTGTGTTAGTTTATTCAGTCAGTTATTGTCTTGATGTACTCTGTAAGCATTGggctaggaggaggaggagctcatGATGACAAATGAAAATATACCTCATTGATTCTTGGAAGCTCCTACCATCAGGTTATCCGTTGCCCTAGAGTTTCTGTGAGTTATACAAGGTTGGATGCTGGTGAGAGTTTGATTTTTGACATGCTATGCTTTGTGTATTTGTTTGCAtgtgttttgcaagtttgtaatttACTTCTGGTAAAACTATGACTGTCACTTATATCTTACAGGCGTGTCATAAACATAGGGTTGGATTGATTCCCATTTATAGACAACATCATGCTCTTTACAGTCTCATTCTACTTTGTTGTGCATGCCTTGCATTGCGGATTTGACTGCTAAGGTTGCATAAAGATGTAGTGTGTCCTGCATTCCAGATGATCACATTGGAAAATTATGCACACCctatatttagttaagttgcaTGTTCATGAAAGTTCAATTTGAAGTCACAAAACTATGTTCCTAGGGCGCATCCACCTTCCACTCACACAGGTAAGGTGTAAGCCTGGTTTTTCAAGTGGCACATCGACCTTTTTTGACttaatatttgctaagctaatggTCTTGTCAGTTGTTATGTTATCTGGAGGGTCGATTAAAATTGATGTCATAGTGGAAGCTTTCAGAATCTTACAGTATTAACTCAggtcacacacatacacacaggaAGACTGATTCTTTCAAGATATGGTTAAGTTAGAAGCCTTCTCTCACCGTTGTGTGGGTCTTCTGTTTGTTGAGCAATCTTAGGTAGAAATCGTTGGCAAATGTGATTGTGAATGTTTTTTTTTGCCTTGGAGGAATTTTAATGTGGTTACTATACTTTGCTGTGTGTTCTTCCCGAGAAGAGAATACAATGTTGTGTGCTGGTGTGAAGGATAGATGAATGCTTTTGGGTATTCTAATTAGGAACTTAGTGAAACTATCTTACGGTCAATAAAATGTCTGAAAAATTAGCTCATCCAATACTTCATTGCTACATCTCCATATGCATGGAAATTTTGAATAGCAGAGCATATTTCTCTAGAACTTTTTCATTAGTAAATCTTAGATGTGCATGAAATGAAGTGGCTCAGCTTTTCACGAGCTTTATTCGATCTGTCAACCGAGTTCTTCTAGATCAGCAATTGCATATAACCAGAGCGTCCAAGTTTAGTGAGCCTGCTGGATATTCATTGATGAATTAAAATGCTCGACCCATCATTTTTCGTGCTATATTGTCAGTCATATTAGGATATGAAAACCGAGTCTCTGGAGATCTTTGCAATGTGTATTTTGTTGTGTTTAGCTTGTTAATTTATGAGGTTTGATTCACAGGGACAGAGACCAACAATGCAGACAGGTTTgacatttcttcttttatttccaTTTATCTTATTTCCAATAGATTTTTATTTGTATACATGCTCATAGGCCCACCAATGCGGACAGGTTTgacatttcttcttttatttccaTTTATCTTATTTCCAATAGATTTCTACTTGTATATATGCTCATGTGATGCAGGGATAAGAGCAACGTGAGATCGGTAAGGGTGGAAGGTGGGTGGTTCTAAGAGGTAGTCCGGGTGGCCTTGGTGACGTTGATCATTCTGACGGCGATGAGCGAGAGCAGTGTGCAGGTGGGCACGAAGACGAAGTTGGGGACGAGGTCGATCCGGAACTTCTTCACCTGCGGCACCTTCTCCCCTGACTTCTTAAGCAGGACGGCGGCCGCAGGGACGGTTGTTCCAACCCATATCATCGCAGAGGAGGAGCTTGCCTTGTACTCCTCCACGTTCTCCTTCATGAACTCCACAAGCAAATCCTT
This DNA window, taken from Musa acuminata AAA Group cultivar baxijiao chromosome BXJ3-7, Cavendish_Baxijiao_AAA, whole genome shotgun sequence, encodes the following:
- the LOC135642719 gene encoding protein IQ-DOMAIN 32-like; this encodes MGKPSSSCFKIIGCGGGDAIDDDDDLGPEEAKASSDKHRWSFYKRSSKHRVLSNTVISEPVSICSSKQSQEVTITNFHSPKYAYPEKVQIQQRPIETSPLPSEIVSTEAPPSSSNRSTDTVGPAIKESDAVIVQSAIRGYLARKKLLKLKSVVKLQAAVRGHLVRRQAIETFRCIQAIIRMQALVRAHHARQLVEKSSPEDKNFQGNGDYFEKSKTSIEKLLSNKLARQLLETTPRSKTIYIKCEPLKSDSAWKWLERWMAVTSPGLSQQHEENLNQESCALDGNAKMADDDSATEITHSDSSALSDSKLAPTELVMTADGKNSLTTESIGSFGFQNPGIAPDKSSKSLGESDFENKELKNEVLNITVQDCTETEMANEESLDSISDNKQLQPKMSSEILVDSVPDKLECKVNSNHTNESASSETLENEGKKSVIGPRKPCNPAFAAAQSKFEELSSVSTVGRSVSPVYQTAVSKSETESNNIRVDSFTNNNEAISAEKSMWQDSRVEAEISEFGTEISVSSMLDSLDRSEMESGEVVEIGALEKHNNSFSADAENPIDISDFCGNENDSRLTSDITVPRRPHGGDQTMANMNASTGLVQVDQHPAESTTSDVQSHLEGMTEQARSPEGTPRGHVTMPDLHGTPSSDVSVNAKKSKKDNNLPTHRQRSNLVGKRLPCNPNNDSGGRSSSENSTKDSKVPKRRNSLGMAKTEHVDQEPRLSSSNSLPGYMQATASARAKAHVSTPPKSSPDVHDNQPKKRHSLPIENGKQSSSPRMQRSASQAQKTGNSNGVHSPHNSAERRWQR